The following are encoded in a window of Doryrhamphus excisus isolate RoL2022-K1 chromosome 16, RoL_Dexc_1.0, whole genome shotgun sequence genomic DNA:
- the LOC131104500 gene encoding Ig-like V-type domain-containing protein FAM187A isoform X1, giving the protein MCLPFILFTQYRSSASRVVRRDEYEHQRGPQGKACPAFLTFFNMAYMAGATVELPCHCKPHEVQSVVWFFRKHGSNSEETRALTDHHGNKLLDSSRIPHGGDLRSRFFIRLFSLLIFRAGVDDSGIYICGSARGDYFYAYDLDIQEVQDLGFAPESKTVRMSDGRGPRTGQLLYRVFTAFRPWSRCDRCGVPGEQVRVGLCYVHSRFLHVRYRQANATVASCGSGAVPEAFGRLKRRRHGARLEVRSCHVTCPREETPPFSESGKFMVFSGGSTTQTEMQVSYLNHPADHILTLGCPDAKPGMAVAWDRGSEPVYRLQSSTNSRIHIDAGHHLVFTPATYQDSAVYHCWLQGRRVAEIHLLVYATLGRSQSITSNADFWAAMRLVFRCYAIMTAVFCLLLIVRVGVRLRRDRHTD; this is encoded by the exons atgtgTCTGCCCTTTATTTTATTCACGCAATATAGATCTAGTGCAAGCAGAGTGGTTCGGCGTGACGAATACGAGCATCAACGCGGCCCTCAAG GAAAAGCCTGTCCCGCCTTCCTGACCTTCTTCAACATGGCCTACATGGCTGGGGCCACGGTGGAGCTGCCCTGCCACTGCAAACCCCACGAG GTTCAGTCCGTGGTATGGTTCTTCAGGAAGCACGGGTCCAACTCTGAGGAGACCAGAGCCCTGACcgatcaccatggcaacaagctGCTGGACTCCAGCCGAATCCCCCACGGCGGCGACCTGCGGAGTCGCTTCTTCATCCGTCTCTTCAGCCTGCTGATCTTCCGAGCCGGCGTGGACGACTCGGGCATCTACATCTGCGGCTCGGCTCGTGGCGACTACTTCTACGCCTACGACCTCGACATCCAGGAGGTGCAGGATCTGGG GTTCGCTCCTGAAAGTAAGACGGTCCGCATGTCAGACGGACGAGGACCAAGAACCGGTCAGCTGCTCTACCGAGTCTTCACCGCCTTCCGTCCGTGGTCGCGCTGCGACCGCTGCGGCGTGCCCGGCGAGCAGGTCCGCGTGGGACTCTGCTACGTCCACTCCCGCTTCCTGCACGTGCGCTACCGGCAAGCCAACGCCACTGTGGCGTCCTGCGGGTCGGGGGCGGTACCTGAGGCTTTCGGGCGTCTGAAGCGTAGAAGACACGGAGCCAGATTGGAGGTCCGGAGCTGCCATGTGACTTGTCCACGTGAAGAAACTCCTCCATTTTCCGAGTCGGGCAAGTTCATGGTGTTTTCGGGGGGCAG TACTACACAGACCGAGATGCAGGTCTCCTACCTGAACCACCCGGCTGACCACATTCTGACCCTCGGCTGTCCTGACGCCAAGCCGGGCATGGCGGTGGCGTGGGACAGAGGATCCGAGCCGGTTTACCGGTTGCAGAGCTCCACTAATTCAAGAATTCACATCGACGCTGGACATCATCTGGTCTTCACGCCTGCCACGTATCAGGACTCGG CCGTCTACCACTGCTGGCTTCAGGGGCGCCGGGTGGCTGAGATACACCTGCTGGTCTACGCCACTTTGGGGAGGAGCCAGTCCATCACGTCCAATGCCGACTTTTGGGCCGCCATGAGGCTGGTTTTCCGATGCTACGCCATCATGACGGCTGTGTTCTGCCTGCTGCTCATCGTCAGAGTGGGCGTGAGACTGCGGCGGGACCGGCACACGGACTGA
- the LOC131104500 gene encoding Ig-like V-type domain-containing protein FAM187A isoform X2 — protein MFTFFILIILSTETWSFEPQVDKQDVFAGKACPAFLTFFNMAYMAGATVELPCHCKPHEVQSVVWFFRKHGSNSEETRALTDHHGNKLLDSSRIPHGGDLRSRFFIRLFSLLIFRAGVDDSGIYICGSARGDYFYAYDLDIQEVQDLGFAPESKTVRMSDGRGPRTGQLLYRVFTAFRPWSRCDRCGVPGEQVRVGLCYVHSRFLHVRYRQANATVASCGSGAVPEAFGRLKRRRHGARLEVRSCHVTCPREETPPFSESGKFMVFSGGSTTQTEMQVSYLNHPADHILTLGCPDAKPGMAVAWDRGSEPVYRLQSSTNSRIHIDAGHHLVFTPATYQDSAVYHCWLQGRRVAEIHLLVYATLGRSQSITSNADFWAAMRLVFRCYAIMTAVFCLLLIVRVGVRLRRDRHTD, from the exons ATGTTTACCttcttcatcctcatcatcctctCCACCGAGACTTGGAGCTTCGAGCCTCAAGTAGACAAGCAGGATGTGTTTGCAGGAAAAGCCTGTCCCGCCTTCCTGACCTTCTTCAACATGGCCTACATGGCTGGGGCCACGGTGGAGCTGCCCTGCCACTGCAAACCCCACGAG GTTCAGTCCGTGGTATGGTTCTTCAGGAAGCACGGGTCCAACTCTGAGGAGACCAGAGCCCTGACcgatcaccatggcaacaagctGCTGGACTCCAGCCGAATCCCCCACGGCGGCGACCTGCGGAGTCGCTTCTTCATCCGTCTCTTCAGCCTGCTGATCTTCCGAGCCGGCGTGGACGACTCGGGCATCTACATCTGCGGCTCGGCTCGTGGCGACTACTTCTACGCCTACGACCTCGACATCCAGGAGGTGCAGGATCTGGG GTTCGCTCCTGAAAGTAAGACGGTCCGCATGTCAGACGGACGAGGACCAAGAACCGGTCAGCTGCTCTACCGAGTCTTCACCGCCTTCCGTCCGTGGTCGCGCTGCGACCGCTGCGGCGTGCCCGGCGAGCAGGTCCGCGTGGGACTCTGCTACGTCCACTCCCGCTTCCTGCACGTGCGCTACCGGCAAGCCAACGCCACTGTGGCGTCCTGCGGGTCGGGGGCGGTACCTGAGGCTTTCGGGCGTCTGAAGCGTAGAAGACACGGAGCCAGATTGGAGGTCCGGAGCTGCCATGTGACTTGTCCACGTGAAGAAACTCCTCCATTTTCCGAGTCGGGCAAGTTCATGGTGTTTTCGGGGGGCAG TACTACACAGACCGAGATGCAGGTCTCCTACCTGAACCACCCGGCTGACCACATTCTGACCCTCGGCTGTCCTGACGCCAAGCCGGGCATGGCGGTGGCGTGGGACAGAGGATCCGAGCCGGTTTACCGGTTGCAGAGCTCCACTAATTCAAGAATTCACATCGACGCTGGACATCATCTGGTCTTCACGCCTGCCACGTATCAGGACTCGG CCGTCTACCACTGCTGGCTTCAGGGGCGCCGGGTGGCTGAGATACACCTGCTGGTCTACGCCACTTTGGGGAGGAGCCAGTCCATCACGTCCAATGCCGACTTTTGGGCCGCCATGAGGCTGGTTTTCCGATGCTACGCCATCATGACGGCTGTGTTCTGCCTGCTGCTCATCGTCAGAGTGGGCGTGAGACTGCGGCGGGACCGGCACACGGACTGA
- the LOC131104500 gene encoding Ig-like V-type domain-containing protein FAM187A isoform X3: MAYMAGATVELPCHCKPHEVQSVVWFFRKHGSNSEETRALTDHHGNKLLDSSRIPHGGDLRSRFFIRLFSLLIFRAGVDDSGIYICGSARGDYFYAYDLDIQEVQDLGFAPESKTVRMSDGRGPRTGQLLYRVFTAFRPWSRCDRCGVPGEQVRVGLCYVHSRFLHVRYRQANATVASCGSGAVPEAFGRLKRRRHGARLEVRSCHVTCPREETPPFSESGKFMVFSGGSTTQTEMQVSYLNHPADHILTLGCPDAKPGMAVAWDRGSEPVYRLQSSTNSRIHIDAGHHLVFTPATYQDSAVYHCWLQGRRVAEIHLLVYATLGRSQSITSNADFWAAMRLVFRCYAIMTAVFCLLLIVRVGVRLRRDRHTD; this comes from the exons ATGGCCTACATGGCTGGGGCCACGGTGGAGCTGCCCTGCCACTGCAAACCCCACGAG GTTCAGTCCGTGGTATGGTTCTTCAGGAAGCACGGGTCCAACTCTGAGGAGACCAGAGCCCTGACcgatcaccatggcaacaagctGCTGGACTCCAGCCGAATCCCCCACGGCGGCGACCTGCGGAGTCGCTTCTTCATCCGTCTCTTCAGCCTGCTGATCTTCCGAGCCGGCGTGGACGACTCGGGCATCTACATCTGCGGCTCGGCTCGTGGCGACTACTTCTACGCCTACGACCTCGACATCCAGGAGGTGCAGGATCTGGG GTTCGCTCCTGAAAGTAAGACGGTCCGCATGTCAGACGGACGAGGACCAAGAACCGGTCAGCTGCTCTACCGAGTCTTCACCGCCTTCCGTCCGTGGTCGCGCTGCGACCGCTGCGGCGTGCCCGGCGAGCAGGTCCGCGTGGGACTCTGCTACGTCCACTCCCGCTTCCTGCACGTGCGCTACCGGCAAGCCAACGCCACTGTGGCGTCCTGCGGGTCGGGGGCGGTACCTGAGGCTTTCGGGCGTCTGAAGCGTAGAAGACACGGAGCCAGATTGGAGGTCCGGAGCTGCCATGTGACTTGTCCACGTGAAGAAACTCCTCCATTTTCCGAGTCGGGCAAGTTCATGGTGTTTTCGGGGGGCAG TACTACACAGACCGAGATGCAGGTCTCCTACCTGAACCACCCGGCTGACCACATTCTGACCCTCGGCTGTCCTGACGCCAAGCCGGGCATGGCGGTGGCGTGGGACAGAGGATCCGAGCCGGTTTACCGGTTGCAGAGCTCCACTAATTCAAGAATTCACATCGACGCTGGACATCATCTGGTCTTCACGCCTGCCACGTATCAGGACTCGG CCGTCTACCACTGCTGGCTTCAGGGGCGCCGGGTGGCTGAGATACACCTGCTGGTCTACGCCACTTTGGGGAGGAGCCAGTCCATCACGTCCAATGCCGACTTTTGGGCCGCCATGAGGCTGGTTTTCCGATGCTACGCCATCATGACGGCTGTGTTCTGCCTGCTGCTCATCGTCAGAGTGGGCGTGAGACTGCGGCGGGACCGGCACACGGACTGA